From the genome of Nitrosomonas sp. Is79A3:
AATAGCGATATCTTCCAACATAGCTTTGCGACGATCACCAAAGCCAGGTGCTTTAACTGCACAGGTTTTGAGGATGCCTCGAATATTGTTCACGACTAAAGTTGCCAGTGCTTCGCCATCCACATCTTCAGCAATAATCAATAGTGGTTTGCCTGCTTTGGCTACTTGTTCTAATATCGGTAACAAATCACGTATATTAGAAATCTTCTTGTCATGCAACAAAACAAAAGGATTATCCAACAAAGCAATTTGCTTTTCTGCACTACTTACAAAGTAAGGAGAGAGATAGCCGCGATCAAATTGCATCCCTTCAACCACTTCCAGTTCATTCTGTAGTCCAGATCCATCTTCTACAGTGATTACGCCTTCCTTGCCAACTTTATCCATCGCATCCGCAATGATCTTGCCTATTTCATCATCAGAGTTCGCAGAAATACTGCCAACTTGAGCAATTTCCTTGGCTGTCGCACAAGGCTTTGAAAGCTTTTTCAATTCACCGATGGCTGCCGTAACTGCCTTATCAATCCCGCGTTTGAGATCCATTGGATTCATGCCGGCAGCAACATATTTCATACCTTCTTTGACGATAGCCTGCGCTAATACCGTTGCAGTGGTAGTACCGTCACCAGCCACATCAGAAGTTTTGCTAGCCACTTCTTTCAGCATCTGCGCGCCCATATTCTCAAACTTATCTTTCAGTTCAATTTCCTTAGCAACTGAAACACCGTCTTTGGTAATGGTTGGTGCGCCATATGAACGATCCAGTACAACATTGCGGCCTTTTGGTCCTAATGTTACTTTTACTGCGTCGGCTAAAATATTAACACCAGCCACCATTCTGTGGCGCGCTGAATCACCAAACTTCACTTCTTTTGCTGACATAACTTTTCTCCTAATCTTTCAATACATTATCTTTGGTGGGTTATTGAATTAAAACGTTTAGCCTTCAATTACACCCATAATATCTTCTTCACGCATGACTAAAAGCTCTTCGCCTTGAACTTTGACAGATTGCCCAGCATATTTACCAAACAATACTTTGTCGCCAACTTTAACTTCCAATGGACGGATTTTTCCGTCATCCCCGGCTTTTCCTTTTCCCACTGCCAGAATTTCACCTTGATCAGGTTTTTCTGCTGCACTGTCTGGAATAACAATACCTGATGCGGTTCTGCGTTCATCTTCTAATCGTTTGACGATAACACGATCATGCAAAGGGCGAATATTCATACTATTTTCTCCAATTGAAATTGATAACCTGAAATTTACAAAATAATTTGCAATCTATTCTCATGAACTTTCGAAGCAGTTAGCGCTTCGTAATATTACAAAAAATCAATATTAGCACTCACCAGACAAGAGTGCTAATAATAATAGGGGTTCTTCCTCAGAATTTCAAGCTGATGGATGCAAATTTTTTTATGTGCTTGTAAGGAAGTAAATAAATCCGGAATAAAAACGAAACAACTCTGGAATTAAATCAACGCACTGCTACCATACATCATTTGATCACAGAAGCATGGTTATTGACAGAATTTGCAAAACAACGGGTGGTTTGAATGGGCTAGCAAACATCAATATATATATCATCAGAAGTGTCCGGAGATTTAATTGAATAGATTCAGTTGGTTATTATTTTTCGACATGGTTATTTGCACCTCGGTATTTTTAACCAATTGATCGATAGGTGTTTTCTCGAAAAGAGTCAGGTTTAAAATCTGTAGAATTGTGTAAAGCGAAGCTTCGGTATTGAGCCGCTTTTTCACGATGGCAACCAAGACATAACCCGATATGGCAATCCATATCTGCGTTTTGACTGCGTTCTCAGTAGTTCCGTAGAAACGCTTGATACGAAGATGTTGCTTGATCCACTTGAAGAATAGTTCGACCTGCCAGCGACAACGATAAAGCTGAGCGATGGTCAGCGCAGGTAAGTCGAAGTTGTTGGCTAGAAATACCAGATGCTTGTCGTGTTCTGCATCGTAGAACTTGATACGCCGCAGGTGCTGAGGATAATCCTTGCTAGCCTTGGGAGCCCTTAGGGCAATGGTTTGGTCACAGCGCAGTCCGGTGGATTTGTCCACGGAGCGAGAGTAGACGCGGCGAAAAAGCAGATTGGATTTAGCGCGTGTTACAAAAAATGCTTGTGCTTGGTGCATGGTGTACCAGCGAGAAAAATCGGTGAAGCCCCGATCCATGATGTAAAAGCTGCCAGCTTCGGGTGTCAGGATGTCGAACACATTGACCTCGTGCATCTTGCCATCGCTGATATGAATGAAGGTTGGAATATTGCCGCGCAGGTCAAGCAGCGTATGCATCTTAACGGTAGCCTTGGTGGAGCGGAAGCGTGCCCACGGAAAGACGCTCAAGCACAAGTCAATGGTCGTGGTATCGAGTGCGTAGACCGTTTGTTCCAGCTCGACAGCAAAGCTGTCGCTGGCGTAAAGCTTTCTGGCTGTCTGGATCAGGCTCATCGCGAAATCCATATAGATGCGGCAGTCGCGCTGCTCGTTGGCATCAGCCAACGTACTCTTGGCGATGTTGCCTCGTATGCCCAAATGGTAGAGCTTGGCTTGGTGGGCGCGCAGACAGGTTTCGATGTCGCGCAGACTCTCGCGGTAAGTCAGTTGTGCGAAAGCCATGCACAGAAACTGGTCGAGATGCGAGAACTTGAGTGTTGGATATCGACCTGAATATCTGGCTACGCACTGATGAAACGTGCGCAAAGGCAGGTGCTCCATTAATTGGGCAAACACCAATTTCCCTGCGTGCATATGCAATCTCCTGACAAAAGTCAGAAGTTTGGCGCAAGTTGAAATCGATTACAGAAAAATATGTCATTTAGTAATGGTCGTTCAACGAGTTATCATGCGACAATTCTCGAATCTCCGGACACTACTGATATATCATATACACAATACATGCTGGCATCTGCCGTAACCTTAAATCAATTCTCAATTATGCCATGTTGAATCACTTCATCATTTTATGATTTATTCGCATAACGGATCTGGATCAATGAAAGAGCACAAGAGTTCGTACAGTTAAGTGATATACTTTTCTTGCAGATATATCCGATCACCAGCACGGGCATGTGGATCAAGCTTTTAGGGCTAATGCGATAGTTTATAAATAGCAATAGCCTTCGCAGCTATGCGAGCCGATGATGAAATGCATGGTGATGTGCCTGCACAAAACGATCCAACATTCAAAAGGATTAACCTTAATTCTTGTCTTATTCTTTATCCACCATCGTAAAATTTTGCATATTATTTAAAACTGTTTAGCGAAAAAAATGATTCTATCGCTGTTTGAAATCATTTTTCTGAATGTTTCAAAGTAATTGTTCGCAATCAGTATTTGCCTTATATTGGAATAACAAGTGTAAAACTTGTCGGATTTTTTCGTTGAATATTCAGCTCCGCAGAAATCTGTTCACATAATAATTGCACAAGCAGTAAACCCAGGGATGCAGCATTCTCTATATCGAGTTCCTCCGGTATGCCTATACCATCATCTGTAATGTTTACCTGTAAAATCTCAGAACTCAAATACTTTAAAGTAATATTAATATTTCCAGAACCGTTCTCAGGAAATGCATATTTCAGCGCGTTAGAGCATAGTTCATTAAGAATTAATCCTAAAGGAACACTTGTATCAATTGAAAGAAATACTTGATCAGCATCAATATTTATTTGTATTCTAGAAGTATTAATAGCATAAGAAGTCAAAAGACTATCTACTAGAGATTGAGTAACGTTGGAAAAATCAACTCGAGAGAAATCCAATGATTCATATAAGATTTGATGTATCAAAGCCATGGATTTCACTCTGTTTTGGCTTTCTTTCAAAACAGATATAGCCGTACTATTAAATAGCAAATCAGACTGCATACCAAGAAGGCTATCGATAATCTGAAGGTTGTTTTTGACCCTGTGATGTATTTCCGCTAAAAACAAATCTTTCTCTTTTAACGCTGCTTTGAGCTGTTCTTCTTGTTGTTTCCGCTCCGTAATATCAATAACGGAAGCAAGCACCACAATACCGCTGGGCGTTTGGATCGGATTCAGACCCACTTCAACGGGAAATTCTTTTCCATTCTTGTGCAAACCATAAAGATCCCTGCCATGACCCATGGAACGTCTACTTGGATTCTCCAGATAATTATTTCTTAGCCCTGGATGATGCCCACGGTGCGATTCTGGTATCAATATCTCAATGGATTGGCCTAACAATTCTTCACGTTTATAGCCGAATAATTCCTCCGTAGTAGAATTTACCATCATAATTTTTCCCTCATGATTGGTCATGACCATACCGTTGGGAGAAGCCTCAACTGCCAGGTGTATCATTCCCTCGGCGTGTTTGCGATCAGTAATATCTACGATAGCAGCCAATACAAATATCCCATCATTCTCGGTTTCTACGGGGTTCAGGCCAACTTCAACGGGAAATTCTTTTCCATTTTTGTGCAAACCATAAAGCTCTCTGCCATGACCCATCGGGCGCGATTTTGATTCGCTGATATAGGCTTGTCGGTATTCAGGGTGCTGCTTTCGGAATCGTTCAGGCACAAGCATCTCAAGAGGCTGGCCGATTAATTCTTGCCTGGAATAACCGAAAAGCCTTTCGGTGGCAGAATTAACCATGACAATTTTTCCATCAGAATTCGTCATGATCATGCCATTGGGAGAAGCTTCCACAGCAAGATGCATCATTTCTTTTGTATTGCTGAAACTTCTGAATGGGTTCAGTGGCATATTTTTATTTTATTCCTTGAATAAAACTTCAACAGGGGAATGCTTAAAATTTTAAAGCCTTCAGACGATCAGGTAATTTTTTTATTAAATAAGGTATTTGATCATGACTGACTGGTCTGCTGAACAAATAACCCTGAAACTCATCACAACCAAGATTACTAAGAAAATCAATTTGTTCGTATGTTTCGATACCTTCTGCAGTGACTTGCAGATTGAGCTTTTGGGCCAATGCCAGAATAGCTGCCGCAATGGCACAATCATTGTTATCGTGTGGTATATTTTTCACGAAACTTTGATCAATTTTCAACCGGTGAATCGGGAGATTCTTGAGTGAGCTCAAGCAAGAATACCCTGTTCCAAAATCATCGATAGAAATAGGTATTCCAAGATTTTTCAGTTGTTCCAAACAGGTGATGTAAATCAATTCATCCTGCAGGCAGGATTCCGTGATTTCCAGCTCAAGTAAGTGAGCAGGCAAAGAATATTGTTGCAATAATTCTGCAATAAATTTTTGTAGATGCTTATCCGCAAGCTGGCGGATAGAAATGTTAACGGCAATTCGCAAACCATTTAGGCCTTCAGCTCGCCATTGATTGAGCTGCCTGCACGCTTCCGTCAGAATCCAGTTGCCAATTTCAACAATAAGTCGACCTGTTTCAGCAACAGGGATAATTTCTGCCGGCGACAATAATCCTTTAACAGGGTGTTGCCAGCGGATCAGCGCCTCTACCCCGGTTATTTTTTTCTGCGCTAAAGAATATTGCGGCTGGTAATGAAGAAGAAATTCATTTTTCATTAATGCATGATGCAACTCTCTCTCTCGCGTCATGTAATGAACGGCCTTTTGCGTTAAAGCCGGATGGTAAAAAGCATAACTGTTACGTCCCTTATTCTTGGCTTCGTACATGGCCGTATCCGCCATTTGCACTAAATCATCAGGATGATTGGAATGTTCCGGGTAAACACTGATACCGATACTGCATGATGGGACAACTTCCATATTGCTAATGACCACCGCGCTAGAAAGACATTCCAGTATTTTTTCAGCGACCTTGACAAGCGCATCGTGAGTTTCGACATTCGTTACAAGAACGATAAATTCGTCGCCACCTAATCTTCCCAAGGTATCGCTTTCCCGCAATACCGCAAGCATTCTTTGCGAAACGAAACACAGCATCGAGTCGCCATGTCTATGCCCCAAAGTATCATTAATGCGCTTAAAGTTATCCAGATCGATAAACAATACGCCCAACAGCGATGAGTCTCGCGCAGCTTTGGCAAGAGCTTGTTTTAGCCGATCCATAATCAACATACGGTTAGGCAAATTTGTTAGATTATCGTAATACGCAATCTGTGTAAGCTGTTCTCGTGTTTCCCGGATAGCTGTGATATCCGATATCATAACAACGAATTGATTCTCATCACTGGCATCAGCAGGAATGAATCCAATCGTTACCCAGGCATACATCGTTTCTTTATTGCTCTTGAATGCTTTGATTTCACCCCGCCAATGACCATCCTTCTCGATACCTTGCCATATATTATGGTAGATATCTTCGCCCAGAAAACGACTGGTTAGGAATGGTAATTCTTTATTTTTTAGATTACGCGGTTGAAACTTGGTAATCTGATAAAAGGCGCTATTAGCACAATTAAATAGCCTGTCTTTCTTAAGAATAATGATACCTTCTGTAGCACACTCAAAAACAGTAGCAGCCTGTGCTAATCGGTCTTTTGCAAGATGGCTCTCGGTTGTCTCCTGCAAAACACCAACTATTTGGTTTTTTCCTGCATTGCGATTTTTAAATGACTTGCCATACAATTTATACCAATAGGTTTTTCCAACATCAGGATTGACACGAAATT
Proteins encoded in this window:
- a CDS encoding co-chaperone GroES, with amino-acid sequence MNIRPLHDRVIVKRLEDERRTASGIVIPDSAAEKPDQGEILAVGKGKAGDDGKIRPLEVKVGDKVLFGKYAGQSVKVQGEELLVMREEDIMGVIEG
- a CDS encoding PAS domain S-box protein, translated to MPLNPFRSFSNTKEMMHLAVEASPNGMIMTNSDGKIVMVNSATERLFGYSRQELIGQPLEMLVPERFRKQHPEYRQAYISESKSRPMGHGRELYGLHKNGKEFPVEVGLNPVETENDGIFVLAAIVDITDRKHAEGMIHLAVEASPNGMVMTNHEGKIMMVNSTTEELFGYKREELLGQSIEILIPESHRGHHPGLRNNYLENPSRRSMGHGRDLYGLHKNGKEFPVEVGLNPIQTPSGIVVLASVIDITERKQQEEQLKAALKEKDLFLAEIHHRVKNNLQIIDSLLGMQSDLLFNSTAISVLKESQNRVKSMALIHQILYESLDFSRVDFSNVTQSLVDSLLTSYAINTSRIQINIDADQVFLSIDTSVPLGLILNELCSNALKYAFPENGSGNINITLKYLSSEILQVNITDDGIGIPEELDIENAASLGLLLVQLLCEQISAELNIQRKNPTSFTLVIPI
- the groL gene encoding chaperonin GroEL (60 kDa chaperone family; promotes refolding of misfolded polypeptides especially under stressful conditions; forms two stacked rings of heptamers to form a barrel-shaped 14mer; ends can be capped by GroES; misfolded proteins enter the barrel where they are refolded when GroES binds), which encodes MSAKEVKFGDSARHRMVAGVNILADAVKVTLGPKGRNVVLDRSYGAPTITKDGVSVAKEIELKDKFENMGAQMLKEVASKTSDVAGDGTTTATVLAQAIVKEGMKYVAAGMNPMDLKRGIDKAVTAAIGELKKLSKPCATAKEIAQVGSISANSDDEIGKIIADAMDKVGKEGVITVEDGSGLQNELEVVEGMQFDRGYLSPYFVSSAEKQIALLDNPFVLLHDKKISNIRDLLPILEQVAKAGKPLLIIAEDVDGEALATLVVNNIRGILKTCAVKAPGFGDRRKAMLEDIAILTGGTVIAEEVGLTLEKATLNDLGQAKRIEVGKENTTIIDGAGNAGNIEGRVKQIRAQIEEATSDYDKEKLQERVAKLAGGVALIKVGAATEVEMKEKKARVEDALHATRAAVEEGVVPGGGVALLRAIPVVKQIKGDNHDQDAGIKIVLRALEEPLRQIVINCGDEPSVVVNKVAEGKGNFGYNAATSEYGDLVAMGVLDPTKVTRSALQNAASVASLMLTTDAMVAELPKDESGAAGGMGGGMGGMGGMGGMDM
- a CDS encoding GGDEF domain-containing response regulator; amino-acid sequence: MNGYTKILIVEDEKIVALDLKRRLTKLGYQVTGMAASGQKALSLVDQELPNIVLMDIHIQGDMDGVEVAGQLQKIHSIPIIYLTAYSEEKTLIRAKTTKPYGYLLKPFSDRELHIIIQVSIERFESDILLIKNEQHFRLALEAARLGTWEVTTDSHEIFMGKSPEGNLEPISDWKSFFHTIDESDKQKVSEFIDKLRSKKGFSAEIEFRVNPDVGKTYWYKLYGKSFKNRNAGKNQIVGVLQETTESHLAKDRLAQAATVFECATEGIIILKKDRLFNCANSAFYQITKFQPRNLKNKELPFLTSRFLGEDIYHNIWQGIEKDGHWRGEIKAFKSNKETMYAWVTIGFIPADASDENQFVVMISDITAIRETREQLTQIAYYDNLTNLPNRMLIMDRLKQALAKAARDSSLLGVLFIDLDNFKRINDTLGHRHGDSMLCFVSQRMLAVLRESDTLGRLGGDEFIVLVTNVETHDALVKVAEKILECLSSAVVISNMEVVPSCSIGISVYPEHSNHPDDLVQMADTAMYEAKNKGRNSYAFYHPALTQKAVHYMTRERELHHALMKNEFLLHYQPQYSLAQKKITGVEALIRWQHPVKGLLSPAEIIPVAETGRLIVEIGNWILTEACRQLNQWRAEGLNGLRIAVNISIRQLADKHLQKFIAELLQQYSLPAHLLELEITESCLQDELIYITCLEQLKNLGIPISIDDFGTGYSCLSSLKNLPIHRLKIDQSFVKNIPHDNNDCAIAAAILALAQKLNLQVTAEGIETYEQIDFLSNLGCDEFQGYLFSRPVSHDQIPYLIKKLPDRLKALKF
- a CDS encoding IS4 family transposase, translated to MHAGKLVFAQLMEHLPLRTFHQCVARYSGRYPTLKFSHLDQFLCMAFAQLTYRESLRDIETCLRAHQAKLYHLGIRGNIAKSTLADANEQRDCRIYMDFAMSLIQTARKLYASDSFAVELEQTVYALDTTTIDLCLSVFPWARFRSTKATVKMHTLLDLRGNIPTFIHISDGKMHEVNVFDILTPEAGSFYIMDRGFTDFSRWYTMHQAQAFFVTRAKSNLLFRRVYSRSVDKSTGLRCDQTIALRAPKASKDYPQHLRRIKFYDAEHDKHLVFLANNFDLPALTIAQLYRCRWQVELFFKWIKQHLRIKRFYGTTENAVKTQIWIAISGYVLVAIVKKRLNTEASLYTILQILNLTLFEKTPIDQLVKNTEVQITMSKNNNQLNLFN